One Homo sapiens chromosome 13, GRCh38.p14 Primary Assembly genomic window carries:
- the DLEU7 gene encoding leukemia-associated protein 7 isoform 2 (isoform 2 is encoded by transcript variant 2), which translates to MASPAPLVASISHQMVALQTLQLLQQEWGWGDGPVAPGNPRDPDHVSTAPARRSGPPRARPGPGREERGGGVGTRSRRTAARANSPEEEVVRGAEGGAELLPFPRDRGPCTLAQMAMRSALARVVDSTSELVSVEQTLLGPLQQERSFPIHLKLQLLANE; encoded by the coding sequence ATGGCCAGCCCTGCGCCCTTAGTGGCCTCCATCAGCCACCAAATGGTGGCTCTGCAGACCTTGCAGCTGCTGCAGcaggagtggggctggggggaCGGTCCAGTCGCCCCCGGGAACCCGCGGGACCCAGACCACGTGTCCACCGCTCCAGCCCGTCGCTCAGGCCCGCCGCGGGCCCGGCCGGGGCCCGGGCGCGAGGAGCGGGGCGGGGGCGTGGGGACCAGGAGTCGGCGGACCGCGGCGCGGGCGAACTCCCCAGAGGAGGAGGTAGTGCGAGGCGCTGAGGGGGGCGCCGAGTTGCTGCCCTTCCCCCGGGACCGCGGGCCCTGCACCCTGGCCCAGATGGCGATGCGCAGCGCGCTGGCCCGCGTGGTGGACTCGACTTCGGAGCTGGTCAGCGTGGAGCAGACGCTGCTGGGGCCCCTCCAGCAGGAGCGGTCCTTTCCCATTCACCTGAAG